Proteins encoded by one window of Halomonas sp. SH5A2:
- the gntR gene encoding gluconate operon transcriptional repressor GntR: MKNRRPTLQDIADRVGATKMTVSRCLRAPDTVSENLRKRIFATAEELGYIPNRGPDILSKSTSRAIGVLLPSLTNQVFADVIKGIESVTEPAGYHVMLSHYGYSPEFEERSLAALLSYNVDGVILSESQHTQRTRRMLETTGIPVVEIMDSRSAPFQQAIGFDNVEAAYDMVSAMIHREHRQVLYLAVRLDARTLQRQEGYQRAMAKHGLKPETLRTMSRSSYSVGASLMAQVLSEYPQTDGLFCTNDDIAIGAYFERLKRGIKVPEDMAIAGFHGHDVGQVMSPRLASVVTPRESVGERAARELLQRIQGQPLKEPVVNLGYRIESGGTI; encoded by the coding sequence GTGAAGAACCGACGCCCAACGTTGCAGGACATCGCCGACCGGGTCGGCGCCACTAAGATGACCGTAAGCCGGTGCCTGCGGGCTCCCGATACGGTTTCAGAGAACCTGCGCAAGCGTATTTTTGCCACGGCAGAAGAACTGGGTTATATCCCGAATCGCGGGCCCGACATTCTTTCAAAATCCACCAGCAGGGCCATTGGTGTTCTGCTGCCGTCACTGACCAACCAGGTGTTTGCCGACGTCATCAAGGGCATCGAGAGTGTGACCGAACCGGCTGGCTATCACGTGATGCTGTCACACTATGGCTACAGCCCGGAATTCGAGGAGCGCAGTCTGGCAGCACTGCTGTCGTACAATGTTGATGGCGTCATTCTATCGGAGAGTCAACATACCCAGCGCACCCGGCGGATGTTGGAAACCACGGGCATTCCGGTGGTCGAAATAATGGATTCACGCAGCGCTCCTTTTCAGCAGGCCATTGGCTTTGACAATGTTGAGGCAGCGTATGACATGGTCAGCGCCATGATCCATCGTGAGCACCGACAAGTGCTGTATCTGGCGGTTCGCCTGGACGCACGGACCCTGCAACGGCAGGAGGGTTATCAGAGGGCAATGGCTAAACACGGCCTGAAGCCGGAGACGCTGCGCACCATGTCCCGGTCGTCCTACAGCGTGGGTGCCAGTCTAATGGCTCAGGTGCTTTCCGAGTATCCGCAAACAGACGGCCTGTTCTGTACCAACGACGATATCGCCATAGGTGCCTACTTTGAGCGTCTGAAACGTGGGATTAAAGTCCCAGAAGACATGGCCATTGCCGGATTCCATGGGCACGATGTTGGGCAGGTGATGTCGCCACGACTGGCAAGCGTGGTGACTCCCCGCGAGTCTGTGGGTGAGCGCGCCGCACGGGAGCTGTTGCAGCGTATTCAGGGCCAGCCCTTGAAAGAACCTGTCGTTAATTTGGGTTACCGCATTGAATCGGGCGGAACCATCTAA
- a CDS encoding IS481 family transposase: protein MDIKLHKQATTTPKIRAEIQAAPANISDSELARQFNVTDSTIRRWRYRDEVHDRPHTRRNLLATLTPEQEEIVIAAREFLRLGLDDLLIVAREFLNPRLSRSALHRMLKRREVQTLAELARQDAGDDHKPRPKPFKDYEPGYVHIDIKHLPQMPDEQQKRYLYVAIDRATRWVYLEIKNSQSSKDAQAFMTRVEEKVPFKIQTVLTDNGKSFTDRFTRAGERQPSGRHPFDQVCQEKGIEHRLIKPGRPQTNGMVERFNGRISDVLATRRYESGEDLEQTLKRYNWLYNHHIPQKALHHQSPISAMKEWQIKRPELFNKRLINHAGPDNYSPVTNLSRF, encoded by the coding sequence ATGGATATCAAACTGCATAAGCAAGCGACCACGACACCCAAAATCCGTGCTGAGATTCAGGCAGCACCTGCCAATATCAGTGATAGTGAATTGGCGCGCCAGTTTAACGTAACCGATTCGACGATCCGGCGCTGGCGGTACCGTGATGAGGTTCATGACCGGCCGCACACGCGGCGTAATCTGCTCGCTACCCTAACGCCTGAGCAGGAAGAAATTGTGATTGCTGCCCGTGAATTCCTGCGCCTTGGCTTGGATGACCTGTTAATTGTGGCACGCGAGTTTTTGAATCCTCGTTTGTCACGTTCCGCACTGCACCGTATGCTTAAGCGGCGCGAGGTGCAGACACTGGCGGAACTAGCCCGACAAGATGCTGGCGATGACCATAAGCCCCGGCCCAAGCCGTTCAAGGATTATGAACCAGGTTATGTACACATCGATATTAAGCATCTCCCGCAGATGCCTGATGAACAGCAGAAGCGATACTTGTACGTTGCCATTGATCGGGCCACTCGCTGGGTGTATTTAGAGATCAAGAACAGCCAATCTTCTAAGGACGCGCAAGCGTTCATGACGCGTGTGGAAGAGAAGGTGCCGTTCAAGATCCAGACGGTGCTGACCGACAATGGTAAATCGTTCACGGACCGCTTCACGCGGGCGGGTGAACGACAACCGAGTGGCCGCCACCCCTTCGACCAAGTGTGCCAAGAGAAAGGCATTGAGCACCGCCTGATCAAACCTGGGCGACCTCAGACGAATGGCATGGTAGAGCGCTTCAACGGCCGTATTAGCGACGTTCTCGCCACCCGTCGGTATGAATCAGGCGAGGATTTAGAGCAGACACTGAAGCGCTACAATTGGCTTTATAATCACCATATTCCCCAGAAGGCGCTGCACCATCAATCACCAATTTCAGCGATGAAAGAATGGCAAATTAAGCGCCCCGAGTTATTTAACAAACGGCTAATTAATCACGCGGGACCCGACAATTATTCTCCTGTCACAAATCTTTCGCGCTTTTAA
- a CDS encoding 2-hydroxyacid dehydrogenase, with protein MRIAVFSAKPYDQTFLTLANEDKHHELSFFDVRLNADTAMLARGYEGVCVFVNDHLDTTVLHLLHDNGTRLVALRSAGFNHVDLAAAEQLGITVVRVPAYSPHAVAEHAVALVLSLNRMTYRAYNRVREGNFSLDGLLGFDLHGKTVGVIGTGNIGLIFADIMHGFGCRILASDPFPSPNAKAFVEYVPLETLFAHADIISLHCPLTPDTDHLINEQAIDQMKPGVMLINTGRGRVVDTRAVIAGLKSGKIGRLGLDVYEEEEQLFFEDLSQGVIDDDQFMRLTTFHNVLITGHQAFFTDEALTNIAETTLENIDAFESGKGAMHRLV; from the coding sequence ATGCGCATCGCCGTATTTAGCGCCAAGCCTTATGATCAAACCTTTCTGACCCTTGCCAATGAGGATAAGCATCACGAGCTGAGTTTTTTTGACGTGCGGTTAAACGCTGATACGGCGATGCTGGCGAGAGGCTATGAAGGGGTCTGCGTGTTTGTGAACGACCATCTGGATACCACCGTTCTACATCTGCTCCACGATAATGGAACACGGCTGGTGGCGTTGCGTTCGGCGGGGTTTAATCATGTCGACTTAGCGGCTGCCGAACAATTGGGCATTACTGTCGTACGTGTGCCCGCCTATTCACCCCATGCCGTCGCGGAGCACGCTGTGGCCCTGGTGCTAAGTCTTAACCGAATGACGTATCGCGCCTACAACCGAGTTCGCGAGGGGAACTTTTCCCTGGACGGTTTGCTGGGGTTTGACCTGCACGGCAAAACCGTGGGCGTGATCGGTACTGGCAACATTGGGCTGATCTTTGCCGATATCATGCACGGTTTTGGCTGCCGCATTCTGGCCAGCGATCCTTTTCCAAGTCCGAACGCCAAAGCGTTTGTGGAATATGTTCCTCTGGAAACACTCTTTGCGCATGCCGATATTATCTCGCTGCACTGTCCATTGACGCCTGACACCGATCATCTGATCAATGAACAAGCGATAGACCAAATGAAACCCGGGGTTATGCTGATAAACACAGGGCGAGGACGCGTGGTCGATACGCGAGCGGTGATCGCTGGATTGAAAAGCGGCAAAATTGGCCGCCTGGGTTTGGATGTCTACGAAGAGGAGGAGCAGCTGTTCTTTGAAGATTTATCCCAGGGCGTGATCGACGACGATCAGTTTATGCGACTCACGACCTTCCACAACGTGCTGATTACCGGGCATCAAGCGTTTTTTACCGATGAGGCGCTCACCAATATTGCAGAGACGACGCTTGAGAATATTGATGCCTTTGAAAGTGGAAAAGGCGCAATGCATCGGCTGGTATAA
- the thpD gene encoding ectoine hydroxylase → MSDTQDLFPTRLERKLGMFERIDPVVFGDESQLTDGPLDRSQIAEYEKKGFLSFEGFFDADDMQVFLQELREYEDDADLKLSEGTILEPGREEIRTVFGIHQVSERFQRLTRDPKLLAIVKQLLGSDVYIHQSRINYKPGFKGKGFEWHSDFETWHSEDGMPRMRALSCSIVLTDNGEFNGPLMLIPGSHQYFVPCVGRTQEDNYKESLKSQEVGVPPASSLRELMLENDIEAPKGPAGSLVIFESNTMHGSNLNMSCWPRSNLFFVYNSVENTLHDPYCGNRPRPEFLANRSDWDPVQPLKE, encoded by the coding sequence ATGAGCGATACACAAGACCTTTTCCCCACTCGCTTGGAACGCAAGTTGGGAATGTTTGAACGCATTGACCCCGTGGTGTTTGGCGATGAGTCGCAGCTTACGGATGGTCCATTGGATAGGTCGCAAATTGCGGAGTATGAGAAAAAAGGGTTCCTGTCATTTGAAGGCTTTTTTGACGCCGACGATATGCAGGTTTTTCTGCAGGAGCTGCGTGAGTATGAAGACGATGCTGACCTGAAGCTCTCTGAAGGCACGATCCTTGAACCAGGACGTGAAGAAATACGTACCGTGTTCGGTATTCATCAAGTTTCAGAACGGTTCCAGCGCTTGACTCGGGATCCCAAGTTGCTAGCGATCGTCAAGCAGCTGCTGGGTAGCGATGTCTATATCCACCAATCACGGATCAACTATAAGCCAGGATTTAAAGGCAAAGGGTTCGAATGGCATTCGGATTTTGAGACTTGGCATAGCGAAGACGGCATGCCGCGGATGCGCGCGCTCAGCTGCTCCATCGTCCTCACGGATAACGGCGAGTTTAACGGTCCCCTGATGCTAATTCCCGGTTCGCACCAGTACTTTGTCCCCTGTGTGGGTCGAACGCAGGAGGATAACTACAAGGAGTCGTTAAAAAGCCAAGAGGTGGGAGTGCCACCGGCTAGCAGCTTACGCGAGCTGATGCTGGAGAATGATATTGAAGCCCCTAAAGGGCCAGCCGGCTCTCTGGTGATTTTCGAAAGCAACACCATGCACGGCTCCAATCTCAATATGTCATGCTGGCCGAGAAGTAATTTATTCTTTGTTTACAACAGTGTCGAAAACACGCTTCACGATCCTTACTGCGGCAACCGGCCGCGCCCCGAGTTTCTGGCCAACCGTTCCGATTGGGATCCAGTGCAACCGCTAAAAGAGTAA
- a CDS encoding AEC family transporter has protein sequence MESISGALGPLFLLILLGAALGVKRWPSDTFWPPMERLIYFVLFPAMLVSTLATADVSQVPVTRLALVLLGAMVAFGVLLWRLRTQLKLSPGAFTSVFQGAVRFNTYVGVAGAAALHGSAGATTAAVAVALMVPVVNIMCVASFVAAGTLGNASLGKSAMALIKNPLILACLLGIVLNLSGVGLPGWSHDTVDLLGRAALPLGLVAVGVALRPAALLRVDRGVLATNSIKLVLMPALVLGFAWLVGLDTVSRDVALLFAALPTATSAYILARQLGGDAELMAAIITGQTLLAMLTLPVWLQLAGG, from the coding sequence ATGGAAAGCATTAGCGGTGCCCTCGGCCCCCTGTTTCTATTGATCTTGCTGGGCGCAGCGCTAGGCGTAAAACGCTGGCCCAGCGATACGTTCTGGCCGCCTATGGAGCGGCTAATCTACTTTGTGCTCTTCCCTGCCATGCTGGTATCGACGTTGGCGACGGCAGATGTCAGCCAGGTACCCGTTACCCGCCTGGCCCTGGTATTGCTGGGCGCGATGGTCGCGTTTGGCGTGTTGCTGTGGCGCTTGAGAACGCAATTGAAACTGTCGCCCGGGGCGTTTACGTCGGTATTTCAAGGCGCCGTGCGATTCAATACTTACGTCGGGGTGGCGGGCGCGGCGGCCTTGCATGGTAGTGCAGGCGCCACTACCGCCGCCGTAGCGGTGGCGCTGATGGTGCCGGTGGTCAATATCATGTGCGTGGCCAGCTTTGTCGCCGCTGGCACCCTGGGTAACGCAAGCCTCGGCAAAAGCGCGATGGCTCTGATCAAGAATCCGCTGATTCTGGCGTGCTTGCTGGGTATTGTGCTGAATCTTTCAGGCGTCGGGCTGCCGGGCTGGAGCCACGATACCGTCGATCTACTAGGCCGTGCTGCCTTGCCGCTTGGGCTGGTTGCTGTAGGTGTGGCACTGCGCCCGGCAGCGCTGCTGCGCGTTGATCGAGGCGTGCTGGCGACGAACAGCATCAAGCTGGTGCTGATGCCTGCGCTGGTGCTGGGGTTTGCGTGGCTGGTTGGCCTGGATACGGTGAGCCGCGACGTCGCGCTGTTGTTTGCCGCGCTGCCGACCGCGACGTCGGCGTATATTTTGGCTCGCCAGCTGGGCGGCGATGCCGAACTGATGGCGGCAATTATTACCGGCCAGACACTCCTGGCAATGCTAACGCTACCGGTTTGGCTTCAGTTGGCAGGCGGGTGA
- a CDS encoding SCO family protein produces MAYPKLWLGVGAAAALVVASGVVLYKATLTPQNDMPTGGEIELPSTRGDFSLSQLADDQIALLSFGYTYCPDVCPMTQSVKRQALAELSPSQREQVVPIMVTVDPQRDTLERLEEYLAFFGEDFIGASGDQAELDDVMSRYGVITRRVEAPESAIEYTIDHSSSLYLVDRDGDILQRVLYSQTPQGLTAALSHELSR; encoded by the coding sequence ATGGCCTATCCGAAATTATGGCTAGGTGTCGGCGCTGCCGCCGCGCTGGTCGTCGCGAGTGGCGTCGTGCTCTACAAAGCCACGCTGACGCCGCAAAACGACATGCCAACTGGCGGTGAGATTGAACTGCCGTCCACCCGAGGCGATTTTTCGCTATCCCAGCTTGCTGACGACCAGATTGCGCTGCTGTCGTTCGGCTATACGTATTGCCCTGACGTATGCCCCATGACGCAGTCGGTCAAGCGGCAGGCACTGGCTGAACTTTCGCCATCGCAACGCGAACAGGTGGTGCCTATCATGGTCACCGTCGACCCGCAGCGCGATACCCTGGAACGGCTTGAAGAGTATCTGGCGTTTTTCGGCGAGGACTTTATCGGGGCCAGTGGAGACCAGGCCGAACTGGATGACGTGATGTCCCGTTATGGGGTGATCACGCGGCGCGTCGAGGCGCCCGAGTCAGCCATCGAGTACACCATTGACCATAGCTCATCACTCTACTTGGTCGATCGTGACGGCGACATTTTGCAGCGTGTGTTGTATTCACAAACGCCTCAAGGGCTTACGGCTGCCTTATCCCATGAGCTGAGTCGTTAA
- a CDS encoding alpha/beta fold hydrolase, whose translation MPLPSRLSLRCLVSGLLFIGSLQGATVVQAAPEPLAALGADKNAVSVVGISSGGYMATQLAVAFPERFSAVGVLAAGPWGCAEGSLSRALSTCMTTSGGEPSLDRLENRRRRYESAGLVGPRETLSQLRVFLWHGEDDDVVDPDLGELLAAQWQRWLANAEQLRAVWREEIGHGWPISLDDDAPPPQALGDCQQGGGSYLLACDDDVAGEMLRFLYPEREENDAGQGQLSAFDQSDFAVTGMADSGFVYIPDGCEGGGCQVTLALHGCQMNEDAIGDTFVRHSGLNEWAALHQQIVLYPQAKSSMMNPQGCWDWWGYAERSSLLAPSHDTREGVQAKALVAMLERLQAAPEQD comes from the coding sequence ATGCCTTTACCGTCGCGTTTATCCCTACGCTGCTTGGTCAGTGGGCTACTGTTTATCGGTAGCTTGCAGGGAGCGACGGTTGTTCAGGCAGCGCCCGAGCCGTTAGCCGCGCTGGGCGCTGATAAAAACGCTGTCAGCGTCGTGGGTATTTCGTCCGGTGGGTACATGGCCACGCAGCTGGCAGTCGCCTTCCCTGAACGCTTCAGTGCGGTGGGCGTATTGGCGGCTGGCCCCTGGGGGTGTGCGGAAGGCTCGTTAAGCCGGGCGCTGAGTACCTGCATGACGACATCGGGTGGCGAACCATCCCTCGACAGGCTTGAAAATCGCCGTCGCCGCTACGAGTCGGCAGGGCTGGTGGGGCCACGGGAAACGCTTAGTCAATTAAGGGTGTTTTTGTGGCACGGCGAAGACGACGACGTCGTGGATCCCGATTTGGGTGAATTATTGGCGGCTCAGTGGCAACGTTGGCTGGCCAATGCCGAGCAACTGCGCGCGGTTTGGCGTGAAGAAATCGGCCATGGCTGGCCAATAAGCCTGGATGATGATGCGCCGCCTCCCCAGGCCCTGGGCGACTGTCAGCAAGGCGGTGGTAGCTATCTGCTGGCCTGTGATGATGATGTGGCCGGCGAGATGCTGCGCTTTCTGTATCCCGAGCGCGAAGAGAATGATGCAGGTCAGGGCCAATTAAGCGCCTTCGATCAGTCTGACTTTGCCGTGACCGGGATGGCGGATAGCGGTTTTGTTTATATACCTGATGGTTGTGAAGGGGGTGGCTGTCAGGTCACGTTGGCCCTTCACGGCTGCCAGATGAATGAAGACGCGATTGGCGATACATTTGTGCGCCACAGCGGACTCAATGAATGGGCTGCGTTGCACCAGCAGATCGTGCTTTATCCCCAGGCGAAAAGCAGCATGATGAACCCACAGGGTTGCTGGGACTGGTGGGGCTATGCCGAGCGTTCATCGCTGTTGGCCCCGTCGCACGATACCCGTGAAGGCGTGCAGGCCAAAGCGCTAGTGGCTATGCTGGAGCGCCTGCAAGCGGCTCCCGAGCAAGATTAA
- a CDS encoding FKBP-type peptidyl-prolyl cis-trans isomerase — MKVAISSTALVSLLLVAPLAAAAPETQEERLAYSLGVTLGESMQADVEDLDIDTFTDGIRDVFEGNDLALDEAQMSEALMTFQEQSMAEREAEAAQASEANREAGEAFLAENAERDEVTVTESGLQYEVIESGDGESPGPEDTVEVNYEGMLLDGTVFDSSYERGESVSFQVNQVIEGWQEALQAMSVGDSWMLYIPSDLAYGEGGQGPIGPNEVLTFRVELLDVE; from the coding sequence ATGAAAGTAGCGATTTCCTCAACGGCCCTGGTCAGCTTACTACTGGTGGCTCCCCTGGCTGCTGCCGCGCCGGAAACACAAGAAGAGCGTTTGGCCTATAGCCTGGGCGTTACGCTGGGTGAAAGCATGCAGGCCGATGTCGAAGACCTGGATATCGACACCTTTACCGACGGCATACGCGATGTGTTTGAAGGTAATGATCTGGCGCTCGATGAAGCGCAAATGAGTGAAGCGCTGATGACCTTCCAGGAACAGTCGATGGCAGAACGCGAAGCCGAAGCGGCGCAAGCCAGTGAAGCAAACCGCGAAGCCGGTGAAGCCTTTCTAGCCGAAAACGCAGAGCGCGATGAGGTGACGGTCACTGAGTCAGGCCTGCAGTACGAAGTGATTGAGTCCGGCGACGGCGAGTCCCCTGGCCCCGAAGATACCGTCGAGGTGAACTACGAAGGCATGCTGCTGGACGGCACGGTATTTGATAGCTCCTATGAACGCGGCGAGTCGGTCAGCTTCCAGGTCAATCAGGTGATCGAAGGTTGGCAAGAAGCCCTTCAAGCAATGAGCGTGGGCGACAGCTGGATGCTGTATATCCCTTCCGACTTAGCCTACGGTGAAGGCGGTCAGGGCCCGATTGGTCCCAACGAGGTGCTCACCTTCCGCGTTGAACTGTTGGACGTGGAGTAA
- a CDS encoding universal stress protein translates to MFNRILVPVDGSKGALKALEKAVGLHMLTGAELYLLCVFKHHSLLEASLSMVRPSKLDIPDDALKEYATEIAVHAKSHAIEMGADSGSVRAFVKGGRPSRTIVRFARKRECDLVVIGAQGTNGDKNLLLGSVSQRVAGSAHCPTMVV, encoded by the coding sequence ATGTTCAACCGCATTTTAGTGCCGGTAGATGGCTCCAAAGGCGCCCTCAAGGCGCTTGAGAAAGCTGTCGGCCTGCACATGCTGACCGGCGCGGAGCTTTACTTGCTGTGTGTGTTCAAGCACCACAGCCTACTCGAGGCGTCGCTTTCCATGGTGCGGCCCAGCAAGCTGGATATCCCTGATGATGCGTTGAAGGAGTACGCCACGGAAATCGCCGTACACGCCAAGTCTCATGCGATAGAAATGGGGGCTGATAGTGGGAGCGTGCGGGCCTTCGTCAAGGGAGGTCGACCATCGCGCACCATCGTTCGCTTTGCCCGCAAACGTGAGTGTGACCTGGTCGTCATAGGTGCCCAGGGCACCAACGGCGATAAAAACCTGCTGCTGGGCAGTGTTTCCCAGCGAGTGGCAGGCTCAGCTCACTGTCCCACCATGGTGGTGTAA
- a CDS encoding TRAP transporter large permease — translation MTTIMVTTMIVLLLLGFPMMIPLITASVIGFYMMFSGLGQMETMIQQLMAGIRPASLIAVPMFILAADIMTRGQSAGRLIDMVMAFIGHVKGGLAVSTAASCTLFGAVSGSTQATVVAVGSPLRPRMLKAGYSDSFTLALIINSSDIAFLIPPSIGMIIYGVISGTSIGELFIAGIGPGLMILMMFAAYSMIYATVKKVPTEPKSTWGERGRAVRMALWPLGFPVIIVGGIYGGIFSPTEAAAACVLYAVFLEFLVFRSLKVNDIYAIAKSTGLITAVVFILVAVGNSFSWIISFAQIPQAILEAVGVNEAGPTGVLIAICIAFFVACMFVDPIVVILVLTPIFAPAIASTGLDPVLVGILITLQVAIGSATPPFGCDIFTAIAIFKRPYWDVIKGTPPFIFMLILAAVLLIMFPQIALFLRDIAFR, via the coding sequence ATGACGACAATAATGGTCACAACGATGATTGTCCTGCTGTTGCTGGGCTTTCCGATGATGATCCCGTTGATCACCGCCTCGGTCATTGGCTTTTACATGATGTTCAGCGGGCTGGGGCAGATGGAAACCATGATTCAGCAGTTGATGGCGGGGATACGCCCCGCATCGCTGATCGCGGTACCCATGTTTATTCTGGCCGCCGATATCATGACCCGGGGCCAGTCTGCCGGTCGCTTGATTGACATGGTCATGGCGTTTATTGGCCACGTGAAAGGCGGCCTGGCTGTCAGTACGGCTGCGTCGTGTACGCTGTTTGGGGCGGTGTCTGGGTCGACGCAGGCGACGGTGGTGGCCGTCGGCTCGCCGCTGCGGCCGCGCATGTTGAAAGCAGGGTATTCGGATTCGTTCACCCTGGCGTTGATTATCAACTCCAGTGATATTGCCTTTTTGATCCCGCCGAGTATCGGCATGATTATCTACGGGGTCATTTCGGGAACCTCAATTGGTGAGCTTTTCATTGCCGGGATCGGACCTGGCTTGATGATTCTGATGATGTTCGCCGCTTACAGCATGATTTATGCGACGGTGAAAAAAGTGCCCACCGAGCCAAAATCAACCTGGGGAGAGCGCGGTAGGGCCGTGCGCATGGCGCTATGGCCGCTAGGCTTTCCGGTGATTATCGTCGGTGGCATCTACGGCGGTATCTTCAGCCCGACAGAAGCCGCCGCGGCCTGTGTGCTGTATGCCGTCTTCCTTGAGTTTCTGGTATTCCGCTCGCTGAAAGTGAACGATATTTACGCCATTGCCAAATCGACGGGCTTGATTACCGCTGTGGTGTTTATTCTCGTGGCCGTGGGCAACAGCTTTTCGTGGATCATCTCGTTTGCGCAAATCCCCCAGGCGATTCTGGAGGCAGTGGGCGTCAATGAAGCAGGCCCCACCGGCGTGCTGATTGCCATTTGTATCGCCTTCTTTGTTGCGTGCATGTTTGTCGATCCGATTGTGGTGATCCTGGTACTGACGCCCATCTTTGCGCCCGCGATTGCCTCCACTGGGCTGGACCCGGTGCTGGTGGGGATTTTGATCACCCTGCAGGTGGCCATCGGCTCGGCGACGCCGCCCTTCGGGTGCGATATCTTTACCGCCATTGCTATCTTCAAGCGCCCGTATTGGGATGTGATCAAGGGCACTCCGCCGTTTATCTTTATGCTGATTCTGGCGGCCGTGCTGCTGATTATGTTCCCGCAAATCGCCCTGTTCCTGCGCGATATAGCGTTTCGCTAA
- a CDS encoding TRAP transporter small permease yields MTDEETEKNYRSSLPGFLGVIDTAISKLEAVILAMGVLLMALNTVTNVIARFVFGNSIMFSGELNRILIIMITFAGIGYAARHGRHIRMSAIYDALPTGGRKVLMIVIALFTSMVMFFLLYYSVFYIIELYSRGRVLPSLGLPIWIIYLWVPLGFLITGIQYLLTAIKNMTSRDVYLSTGVVDGYKDTETEV; encoded by the coding sequence ATGACCGATGAAGAAACCGAGAAAAATTACCGCTCTAGTTTGCCAGGCTTTCTAGGGGTAATTGATACAGCTATCAGTAAACTAGAGGCTGTTATCCTGGCGATGGGTGTTTTGCTCATGGCGTTGAACACAGTCACTAATGTGATCGCGCGCTTTGTGTTTGGTAACAGCATCATGTTTTCGGGCGAGCTCAACCGTATTCTGATTATCATGATCACGTTTGCCGGTATCGGCTACGCCGCACGGCACGGGCGGCATATTCGCATGTCGGCCATCTACGATGCCCTCCCCACCGGTGGTCGAAAGGTATTGATGATCGTCATCGCTTTGTTCACCTCGATGGTCATGTTCTTTTTGCTTTACTACTCGGTGTTTTACATCATCGAATTGTATAGCAGAGGGCGTGTGCTGCCATCGTTGGGGCTACCCATCTGGATTATTTACCTGTGGGTACCCTTGGGCTTTTTGATTACCGGCATTCAATACCTGCTAACGGCAATTAAAAACATGACCTCCCGGGATGTGTACCTCTCCACCGGGGTGGTCGATGGCTATAAAGATACCGAAACGGAAGTCTAA
- a CDS encoding TRAP transporter substrate-binding protein — protein MKASKLVTTASVSVLLVGMSGVAQADNWRYAHEEYEGDVQDVFAYAFKEHIEDNSDHTVQVYRFGELGESDDIMAQTQSGILQFVNQSPGFTGSLIPEAQIFFIPYLLPTDEETVLEFFDESEAINEMFPELYAEQGLELLQMYPEGEMVVTTDEPFTSPEGLDNKKIRTMTNPLLSETYDAFGATPTPLPWGEVYGGLQTGVIDGQENPIFWIESGGLYEVSPHLTFTGHGWFTTAMMANQDFYEGLSEEDQELVQEASEAAYDHTIEHIKGLAEESLAKIQEASDEVTVTRLNEEQIQAFRDRAPQVEEEFLEMTGDRGEELLNQFKADLEAVTEDE, from the coding sequence ATGAAGGCAAGCAAGTTAGTAACGACGGCGAGCGTCAGTGTACTGTTGGTTGGTATGTCGGGCGTCGCTCAGGCTGACAACTGGCGTTACGCGCACGAAGAATATGAAGGCGACGTCCAGGACGTTTTCGCCTACGCGTTCAAAGAGCATATCGAGGACAACTCCGATCACACCGTTCAGGTTTACCGCTTTGGCGAGCTGGGCGAATCAGACGACATCATGGCGCAGACCCAGAGTGGCATTCTCCAGTTCGTCAACCAGTCGCCTGGCTTTACAGGCTCGCTCATTCCTGAAGCGCAAATCTTCTTCATTCCTTACCTGCTTCCCACCGACGAAGAAACCGTGCTTGAGTTCTTCGACGAGAGCGAAGCAATCAACGAGATGTTCCCGGAGCTTTACGCCGAGCAGGGTCTAGAGCTACTGCAGATGTATCCGGAAGGCGAGATGGTCGTCACGACCGACGAGCCGTTTACTTCCCCTGAAGGTCTGGATAACAAGAAAATCCGTACCATGACCAACCCGCTGCTGTCGGAAACCTACGACGCTTTCGGGGCCACGCCTACACCGCTGCCCTGGGGTGAGGTATACGGTGGTCTGCAGACCGGCGTGATCGACGGCCAGGAAAACCCGATCTTCTGGATCGAATCCGGCGGTCTCTATGAAGTGTCTCCGCACCTGACCTTCACCGGCCACGGCTGGTTTACCACCGCGATGATGGCCAACCAGGATTTCTACGAAGGCCTATCTGAAGAAGATCAGGAATTGGTCCAGGAAGCCTCTGAAGCGGCTTACGACCACACTATCGAGCACATTAAAGGGTTGGCAGAAGAGTCGCTTGCCAAGATTCAGGAAGCCTCCGACGAAGTCACCGTCACGCGTCTGAATGAAGAACAGATTCAGGCTTTCCGCGATCGCGCTCCACAGGTTGAGGAAGAATTCCTGGAAATGACCGGCGACCGCGGTGAAGAACTGCTCAACCAGTTCAAGGCTGACCTCGAAGCGGTAACCGAGGACGAGTAA